In the Brassica napus cultivar Da-Ae chromosome A7, Da-Ae, whole genome shotgun sequence genome, one interval contains:
- the LOC106358094 gene encoding E3 ubiquitin-protein ligase MPSR1 — translation MATDQEAETVRETSSVSGRFLRNRDLYLFLPFYLGFSDQESPDRDGDVASTRDRVILVNPFTQGMIVLEESSGFNPRLRGLIESREEGHPPASKASIDAMPVVDTNDCQGECVICLEEWKAGETVKEMPCKHRFHGGCIEKWLGLHGSCPVCRFEMPVDGDEAGKKSNDGREIWVRFSFNGGGRSVRDSSGHDDGNSDGDGNTVTSGVTRPVLESEN, via the coding sequence ATGGCGACAGATCAAGAAGCTGAAACTGTAAGGGAGACTTCCTCTGTTTCCGGAAGATTTCTAAGGAACAGAGACTTGTACCTCTTCTTGCCTTTCTACCTAGGCTTTTCTGATCAAGAATCACCAGACAGAGACGGTGATGTTGCTTCGACGCGTGACCGTGTCATTCTTGTCAACCCTTTTACGCAAGGAATGATCGTCCTCGAGGAGTCATCTGGATTCAATCCTCGGCTTCGCGGCTTAATTGAATCACGTGAGGAAGGTCACCCTCCAGCGTCCAAGGCTTCCATCGATGCGATGCCGGTCGTTGACACCAACGACTGCCAAGGTGAGTGTGTGATTTGTCTAGAGGAGTGGAAGGCGGGAGAGACGGTGAAGGAGATGCCTTGTAAGCATCGGTTTCATGGAGGATGCATAGAGAAATGGCTAGGGCTTCATGGGTCGTGTCCTGTTTGTAGGTTCGAGATGCCTGTTGATGGAGATGAGGCTGGGAAGAAAAGTAATGATGGGCGAGAGATTTGGGTTAGGTTTAGTTTCAACGGTGGTGGTCGGAGTGTTAGAGATTCTTCTGGTCATGACGATGGAAACAGTGACGGTGATGGTAACACTGTTACATCTGGTGTAACAAGACCTGTTCTCGAGTCCGAGAATTAG